The sequence ACGAGCAGGACCCCGCCGCCTTCGCGAAGCAGATGGCGGGGCTCGCGGAGGACACTCCGTTCGTCAACCCCGAGGACCAGGAGCCGGATCGGGTGTGGTCGCTCCCGTATCGCGGACAGCCCTACTTCGTCAGCGAGTTCGGCGGCATCTGGTGGAACCCGGAGGAGGCCGCGGCGGCGGGCGAGGACCGCGACGTGTCGTGGGGATACGGGCAACGGCCGCGCGACGAGGAGGAGTTCCACGCGCGCTTCACGGGGCTCACGGGCGTCCTCCTCGACGACCCGCTCATGTTCGGCTACTGCTACACGCAGCTCACCGACGTCTTCCAGGAGCAGAACGGCGTCTACCGCTTCGACCGCTCGGACAAGCTCGACGTGAGCCGGGTGCGGGAGGCCCAACTGCGTCCCGCCGCCTACGAGCTGGGCGCGACGGCGGACGCCGCCGGAGAGGAGCGGTGAGCGTGACGACCACCAGACGCGGTCTGCTGCGCGGCGCCGTCGCCGGGCTCTCGGCCGCCGCTCTCGCCCCCGCCCTCGCCGCCTGCGGCTCGGTGGCGGGCTCGGTGTCCTCCTCGGCGGGCAAGGTGCGCTTCTGGCACCTCTTCCAGGGCGGTGACGGGGCGCTCATGCGCCGGATGCTCGCGAAGGTGCGCGCGGACGTCCCCGGCCTCGACCCCGAGGACACCGTCCTGGACTGGGGCGCCGCGTACTACACGAAGCTCGCGATGGCCTCGGCGGGCGGCCGGGCCCCCGACCTCGCGATCATGCACCTCTCGCGGCTCGCCGGATACGCGCCGGGCGGGCTGCTCGACCCCTGGGACACCGCGCTCCTCGAGGAGTTCGGCGTCCCGCAGGCGCGCATCAACCCGCGCGTGCGCGCGCTCGGGCGGTTCGAGAAGCAGCCGTACGCGATCCCCTTCGACACGCACCCCTTCGTCGTCTTCTACGACCGCACCGTCATGGACAAGGCCGGGCTGCTCGACAGCGACGGGCGGCTCCTGCCGCCCGAGTCACCCGCGCACTTCCTGGAGATGGCCGAGCGCCTGCGCGAGCGGAAGGGCAAACTGGGCCCGATCATGGGCCTGTTCAACGACACGGCGCAGGCGTGGCGCATGTTCTGGGGCCTCTACAGCCAGACCGGCGGCGCCTTCGACCTCTCGGGCCGGAAGCCGGGCGTCGACCGGGACAAGATGGTCGAGGTGGTGGAGTTCTTCCAGAAGGTGGCCGTCGACTCGCGGTCGATGGACTACCCCGCCGGGGTCGCCGCCTTCACCACCGGGCAGTCGCCCTTCATCTTCTCGGGCGAGTGGGAACTCCCCACGTTCCAGGGCGCGAAGTTCGACCTCGGGGCCTCCCCGATGCCGACGCTGTTCGGCTCCCCGGCCTCGTACGCCGACAGCCACTCCTTCGTGCTGCCGCACCAGGACAACGCCGACGAGGGACGGCGGCGCGCCGCCCATCAGCTCGTGGCCGAACTCCTCAAGGGCAGCATGACGTGGGCGCAGGCGGGCCACATCCCCGCCTACCTGCCGGTCGTCGGGTCGAAGGCGTACGCGAAGCTCGACCCGCAGTCCTCGTACGCCCCGGCGGCGGAACACCCCGCGATCGACCCGCCCGCGTGGTTCACCGGCGCCGGATCGGACTTCCAGGCGCGCATGTGCAGCGCCCTCCAGCAGGGGATGCGCGGTGCCGACTCCGCGAAGGGGACGGTGGCCGAGATGCTCTCCGGCCTCGACTTCTTCCTCTCCAAGCCCAATCCGGCCTGACCGGGACAGAAAGGCGCTCAACGATGAGTACGGTCCCCACCACGGGCCCGGCGAGCCTCGCCCCCGAACCCGCCCACGCCGCGGACGCTCCCGCCGCGTCCCCGCGCGCCTCCGGAACCCGCTCCCGCCGGGGCGGTTCGGGCGGCCTCTTCGTCGCCCCGTTCATGATCTTCTTCGGGCTCTTCCTGCTCGTCCCGCTCGTCTACG comes from Streptomyces sp. Tu6071 and encodes:
- a CDS encoding extracellular solute-binding protein — encoded protein: MSVTTTRRGLLRGAVAGLSAAALAPALAACGSVAGSVSSSAGKVRFWHLFQGGDGALMRRMLAKVRADVPGLDPEDTVLDWGAAYYTKLAMASAGGRAPDLAIMHLSRLAGYAPGGLLDPWDTALLEEFGVPQARINPRVRALGRFEKQPYAIPFDTHPFVVFYDRTVMDKAGLLDSDGRLLPPESPAHFLEMAERLRERKGKLGPIMGLFNDTAQAWRMFWGLYSQTGGAFDLSGRKPGVDRDKMVEVVEFFQKVAVDSRSMDYPAGVAAFTTGQSPFIFSGEWELPTFQGAKFDLGASPMPTLFGSPASYADSHSFVLPHQDNADEGRRRAAHQLVAELLKGSMTWAQAGHIPAYLPVVGSKAYAKLDPQSSYAPAAEHPAIDPPAWFTGAGSDFQARMCSALQQGMRGADSAKGTVAEMLSGLDFFLSKPNPA